One window from the genome of Leptospira wolffii serovar Khorat str. Khorat-H2 encodes:
- a CDS encoding MmcQ/YjbR family DNA-binding protein, translating to MSKNKDHLASVRKFCLSLPEVEEFKAMGTIKFQIKGKGFAIYAENHHGDGRLGLWLKSTFDRQEILLEFDPDRFFKPAYVGARGWIGLHLEKFSDTEMKEQIREAYKLVAPDKLLRKINRI from the coding sequence ATGTCGAAGAATAAGGATCATCTTGCAAGCGTTCGAAAATTCTGTCTCTCATTGCCCGAAGTAGAAGAGTTCAAAGCGATGGGAACGATCAAATTTCAAATAAAAGGAAAAGGTTTTGCCATCTATGCGGAAAACCACCATGGAGATGGTCGCCTTGGATTATGGCTTAAATCGACTTTCGATCGGCAGGAAATCCTATTGGAATTCGATCCTGATCGCTTTTTTAAGCCTGCTTATGTGGGAGCGAGGGGCTGGATTGGCTTACATCTGGAAAAATTCTCGGATACCGAAATGAAAGAGCAGATAAGAGAAGCTTATAAGCTGGTAGCTCCTGACAAATTATTACGGAAGATAAATCGAATATAG
- a CDS encoding M28 family peptidase: MIRKSFYSFCILFLTIGFDSYSSPQIAPDAAKIKEYASDISSIRPFRNYRNISSLNKAADFIHQTFLNFGYSPKRQYFQVDGSKYQNLEVRIGPVGSKKIVIGAHYDVAGDQEGADDNASGVSALLEIARIVKIREKNLTSEIILVAYSLEEPPFFRTDKMGSYVHAKSLKDKNENIELMISLETIGYFSEADGSQEYPIFPLKWIYPNRGNFIAAVGRRKESKYLKILKNVFQNETDLPCETLIAPESLEGVDFSDHLNYWKFGYKALMITDTAFLRNKNYHQKSDTMSTLNFNKIAETVRAILSLLLSDKI, translated from the coding sequence ATGATTAGAAAATCGTTTTATTCTTTCTGTATTTTATTCCTTACGATCGGATTCGATTCATATTCTTCTCCTCAGATCGCCCCGGATGCGGCTAAGATTAAAGAATATGCCTCCGATATTTCCTCTATCCGTCCTTTTCGAAATTATCGCAATATATCTTCTTTGAACAAAGCGGCCGATTTTATCCATCAAACATTTTTAAACTTCGGATATTCTCCCAAAAGGCAGTATTTCCAAGTAGACGGATCAAAATACCAGAATCTGGAAGTTCGCATCGGACCGGTAGGATCCAAAAAGATAGTGATCGGAGCTCATTACGATGTGGCGGGAGATCAGGAAGGTGCGGACGATAATGCATCGGGAGTCTCGGCTTTATTGGAAATTGCGAGAATCGTAAAAATCCGGGAAAAGAATCTTACTTCTGAAATCATTTTAGTCGCCTATTCCTTGGAAGAACCTCCTTTTTTTCGAACCGACAAGATGGGTAGTTATGTACATGCCAAATCTTTGAAAGATAAAAATGAAAATATAGAACTTATGATCAGTCTGGAAACGATAGGATATTTTTCCGAAGCAGACGGATCCCAGGAATACCCGATCTTTCCGTTGAAATGGATCTATCCGAATCGAGGTAATTTCATAGCCGCAGTCGGAAGAAGGAAAGAATCCAAATATCTAAAGATCCTAAAGAATGTTTTTCAGAACGAGACGGACCTTCCCTGCGAGACCTTAATCGCTCCAGAAAGTTTGGAAGGTGTGGACTTTTCGGACCATCTGAATTATTGGAAGTTCGGATACAAGGCCCTGATGATCACCGATACCGCTTTCTTAAGAAATAAAAATTATCATCAAAAGTCGGACACTATGTCGACTTTGAATTTCAACAAGATCGCGGAAACGGTTCGGGCGATCCTCTCCCTTCTTTTAAGCGATAAGATTTGA
- a CDS encoding DoxX family protein, with amino-acid sequence MNKERINKILYWSLTLLVALPMLFSSYLYLSKADKILEGFGKLGYPVYLINILGTAKLLGAAALLFPKFPKLKEWAYAGFTFNFIGAFLSHILSGDQDFAGPLVFLLINSLSYFYWKKSERVPA; translated from the coding sequence ATGAACAAAGAAAGAATCAACAAAATATTATACTGGAGTCTGACACTTCTAGTCGCTCTTCCTATGCTTTTCAGCTCTTATCTTTACTTAAGTAAGGCGGATAAGATACTGGAAGGTTTCGGAAAACTCGGATATCCGGTTTATCTAATCAATATTCTAGGAACCGCAAAATTACTAGGTGCGGCCGCCCTGCTCTTTCCTAAATTCCCGAAGTTGAAAGAATGGGCTTACGCAGGCTTTACCTTTAATTTTATAGGAGCGTTCCTATCGCATATCTTATCGGGCGACCAGGACTTTGCTGGACCTTTAGTATTCCTCTTGATCAACTCGCTCTCCTATTTCTACTGGAAAAAGTCGGAACGAGTCCCGGCGTAA
- a CDS encoding winged helix-turn-helix transcriptional regulator, with protein sequence MAKSSQVSPLTLCTQHDGSAVRELLTRIADKWSIFLIVTLAKSPQKKARFSELKNNIPGISQRMLTTTLRNLERDGMLTRQIFAEIPPRVEYELTPLGLSLLLPMQSLINWVSENWSEVNRARDKYDKKK encoded by the coding sequence ATGGCAAAAAGTTCACAGGTCAGTCCTTTGACCTTATGTACTCAGCATGACGGATCCGCAGTTAGGGAACTTCTGACTAGAATCGCCGATAAATGGAGCATCTTCCTGATCGTAACTCTTGCGAAATCTCCTCAGAAGAAGGCCAGATTCTCCGAATTGAAGAATAATATCCCCGGAATATCCCAGAGGATGCTTACGACCACTCTACGAAATTTGGAAAGGGACGGGATGCTGACTCGGCAGATCTTTGCGGAGATTCCTCCCAGAGTAGAATACGAGCTTACGCCTCTCGGACTTAGCTTACTCTTACCCATGCAATCCTTGATCAATTGGGTGTCGGAAAATTGGTCCGAAGTGAATCGAGCCCGAGACAAGTACGATAAGAAAAAATAA
- a CDS encoding efflux RND transporter periplasmic adaptor subunit, whose protein sequence is MKVAAWVWNGWERTKGFPKSTAAVAVILLVLLVFAIFKIQRGQVPTSEIVRGSIVDAVYGLATVNSSNVYHLRVAIPSALRKIYVEEGDTVQVGAPLVDFDSFGTMRSPLEGIVTNIAYENRETVVPQTPVVTVMDLRKRYLAVSLEEKGAVKVKKGQAVRIRFEALGDRTFEGVVKSVYPMDGQFEVHIEPKNIPTEILPGMTADVAIETSIKENVTLIPIRGIKSGKVKILRNGKVSTKEITIGLSNGEYAELLSGEVDPGDKVFLTEGN, encoded by the coding sequence ATGAAAGTAGCTGCGTGGGTTTGGAATGGTTGGGAGAGGACGAAAGGCTTTCCCAAATCGACGGCTGCGGTGGCCGTTATCCTTCTTGTCCTCTTGGTTTTTGCGATATTTAAGATACAAAGAGGACAAGTTCCTACTTCGGAAATTGTAAGAGGCTCGATTGTGGACGCGGTATATGGACTCGCCACGGTAAATTCTTCTAATGTATACCATCTGCGCGTCGCGATTCCTTCCGCTCTCCGTAAGATCTATGTGGAAGAAGGTGATACTGTTCAAGTAGGAGCTCCTCTGGTGGACTTCGACAGCTTCGGGACCATGAGGTCTCCTTTAGAAGGCATTGTTACGAATATCGCTTATGAAAATCGTGAAACCGTAGTTCCCCAAACTCCCGTGGTTACCGTTATGGATCTTAGAAAAAGATACCTTGCGGTTTCTTTAGAAGAGAAGGGGGCCGTAAAAGTGAAGAAGGGACAAGCGGTTAGGATAAGATTCGAGGCTTTGGGAGACAGGACCTTCGAAGGAGTCGTAAAATCCGTATATCCCATGGACGGCCAATTCGAGGTACATATAGAGCCTAAGAATATCCCAACGGAGATTCTGCCGGGGATGACGGCGGATGTGGCGATCGAAACTTCTATCAAGGAAAATGTGACTCTAATACCCATCCGAGGTATCAAATCCGGGAAAGTAAAAATATTAAGAAACGGTAAAGTATCTACAAAAGAAATCACCATAGGCTTAAGTAACGGAGAATATGCCGAGTTGCTTTCCGGAGAAGTAGATCCAGGGGACAAGGTATTCCTTACGGAGGGAAATTGA
- a CDS encoding ABC transporter permease: protein MFFIALRQMSARKKQTILTLFGIVLGAAAYIVISGILLGLREYLVDQLVNNDAHVKISAQVKIIGEKDMDFILFDRKEIPLWSVPPSGRRDSAQIENQAGWLKKVSKDEEVEASSPQLQVKVIYRKGKISEAGRILGVKPELQAKVARIRENMISGDFIEIKESGNKLIIGEGLRLLLGARVNDTVYVSTGKTEPIPFKVVGAFQMGNKAVDDSSAYANLSDVQNLNQTPNRISDIAVRLKDVSRATPKAREWAKEGDVKIQSWEDVNATFISLFKMQDAIRYALVGTILLVAGFGIYNILNIVISQKRREIAILRSIGFEAGDILKIFLIQGLILGVAGGVIGMIMGNLICRRLEHVSFSNPLMQTKSGMMTVSFEPGIYLQAFLLAFIATLIASIFPARSASRLSPIEIIRGE, encoded by the coding sequence ATGTTCTTTATCGCTCTCCGGCAAATGTCGGCCCGAAAAAAGCAAACAATCTTGACCTTATTCGGAATCGTATTGGGTGCCGCGGCCTATATAGTGATTTCGGGAATTTTGCTGGGACTTCGGGAATATCTAGTGGACCAACTCGTGAACAACGACGCCCATGTGAAGATTTCGGCCCAAGTAAAAATCATCGGAGAGAAGGATATGGATTTCATTCTATTCGATAGAAAGGAAATCCCGCTTTGGTCCGTACCTCCTTCCGGGAGAAGGGATAGCGCCCAGATCGAAAATCAGGCAGGATGGCTCAAGAAAGTTTCGAAGGACGAGGAAGTGGAGGCGAGTTCCCCGCAACTTCAAGTAAAAGTAATTTATAGAAAAGGAAAGATATCCGAAGCGGGTCGGATCCTAGGAGTCAAGCCGGAACTACAGGCGAAGGTCGCGCGAATCCGAGAGAATATGATTTCGGGGGATTTTATCGAAATCAAGGAAAGCGGAAATAAGCTGATCATAGGGGAAGGGCTTCGGCTTTTGCTCGGAGCCAGGGTAAACGATACCGTATACGTATCTACGGGGAAGACCGAACCGATTCCTTTCAAAGTGGTCGGGGCCTTTCAGATGGGAAATAAGGCGGTGGACGATTCTTCCGCATACGCCAATCTTTCGGACGTTCAGAATTTGAATCAGACCCCTAATCGTATCAGCGATATCGCGGTTCGATTGAAGGACGTTTCTCGGGCGACCCCGAAAGCTAGAGAATGGGCCAAAGAAGGGGACGTAAAAATCCAAAGCTGGGAGGACGTTAATGCGACTTTTATCTCGCTTTTTAAGATGCAGGACGCGATTCGATACGCTCTGGTAGGTACCATTCTTCTCGTAGCAGGATTCGGAATTTATAATATATTAAATATAGTGATCAGTCAAAAGAGAAGGGAGATCGCCATTCTGAGGTCCATAGGCTTCGAAGCGGGAGACATACTTAAGATTTTTCTGATTCAAGGGCTGATTTTGGGAGTCGCTGGCGGAGTTATAGGAATGATTATGGGGAACCTGATTTGTCGTAGACTCGAACATGTGTCCTTCTCGAATCCGCTCATGCAGACTAAATCCGGAATGATGACGGTTTCCTTCGAGCCGGGAATTTATCTCCAGGCTTTTCTACTCGCATTCATCGCCACTCTGATTGCGAGTATTTTTCCCGCAAGATCCGCGAGCCGTCTTTCTCCGATCGAAATCATAAGGGGGGAATAA